One window of Chryseobacterium indologenes genomic DNA carries:
- a CDS encoding NUDIX hydrolase, with protein sequence MESPKKLQDIKVAVDAVIFGYFDKKDLQILLIKRNIEPFKGGWALPGGLVLDDESVDDAVKRELYEEAGIKPDFLEQLYTFGNLGRDPRNRVVSIAYLGLVNPSYHELFADSDAEDAQWFSINKLPSVAFDHKTIIETALKRLRTKIQYQPIGFNLLNEEFPFSDLENLYKTIVGQEIDRRNFRKKIMSYGLLNETNNVKKEGSGRPGKLFTFNKEKYKELEEQGFYFEIK encoded by the coding sequence ATGGAGTCTCCAAAAAAATTACAGGATATAAAAGTGGCTGTAGATGCCGTTATTTTCGGATATTTTGATAAAAAAGATCTTCAGATCCTTCTGATTAAAAGAAATATTGAACCTTTTAAAGGCGGCTGGGCGCTGCCGGGAGGACTTGTGCTTGATGATGAAAGCGTAGATGACGCCGTAAAAAGAGAACTCTATGAAGAGGCAGGCATAAAGCCCGATTTTCTTGAACAACTCTATACATTTGGTAATCTGGGCCGTGATCCGAGGAATAGGGTGGTTTCTATAGCTTATCTAGGCCTTGTGAACCCATCGTATCATGAACTGTTCGCAGACTCTGATGCCGAAGATGCACAATGGTTTAGTATTAATAAACTTCCTTCAGTGGCATTTGACCACAAAACAATCATTGAGACTGCGTTAAAAAGGCTTCGTACTAAAATTCAATACCAGCCGATCGGCTTCAATCTTCTCAATGAAGAATTCCCTTTTTCAGACCTTGAAAACCTCTATAAAACAATTGTTGGACAAGAAATCGACAGAAGAAATTTCCGTAAGAAAATCATGAGCTACGGACTTCTGAATGAAACAAATAACGTTAAAAAAGAAGGCAGCGGAAGGCCCGGAAAACTTTTTACCTTCAATAAGGAAAAGTATAAAGAGCTTGAAGAGCAGGGTTTTTATTTTGAAATTAAATAG